The proteins below come from a single Mytilus edulis chromosome 5, xbMytEdul2.2, whole genome shotgun sequence genomic window:
- the LOC139522977 gene encoding xaa-Pro dipeptidase-like — protein sequence MAASRDQPAFTRGPHTLTVPAELFQENRQRLCEKLKGKVPSGAIVLLQGGDSQTRYCSDHEPLFRQESYFQWAFGVEEPDFYGAIEVDTGNTILFPPKLPEDYAVWMGKLLSCEDFKESYGVNEAHWSSDISSVLKGRNPAVLLTLKGLNTDSGNYSREASFDGNSQFKVDNTILHPEIMECRVFKSDKELDAIRYSNKISSDAHKEIMKSIRPGVYEYQMESLFKHYCYFTGGMRGEAYICICGTGANGAVLHYGHAGEPNSKLVQDGDMCLFDMGCEYYCYASDITCSFPANGKFTEKQKGIYEAVLKSSRAVMAAVKPGVSWVDMHLLADRTHLEELKILGLVTGDIDEMMKVRLGAVFMSHGLGHFMGLDTHDVGGYPEGTERSKEAGLNSLRTVRILEQRMVLTIEPGIYFIDVLLDAALNNPEQAKFLVREKIDSYRGFGGVRIEDDIAITEDGMELMTCVPRTVDEIEILMEEGRKQPPLPLPQDMKK from the exons ATGGCAGCTTCTCGAGATCa ACCAGCATTCACCAGAGGTCCACATACACTCACTGTTCCAGCAGAGTTATTTCAAGAGAACCGACAAAGGTTATGTGAAAAGTTAAAGGGAAAAGTTCCGAGTGGTGCCATTGTATTGTTGCAGGGTGGAGATTCACAGACTAGATATTGTTCTGACCATGAACCTTTATTTAGACAG GAATCCTATTTCCAATGGGCTTTTGGAGTGGAAGAACCAGATTTTTATGGTGCCATTGAGGTAGATACAGGAAACACAATATTGTTTCCTCCCAAACTTCCAGAAGACTATGCTGTCTGGATGGGAAA GTTACTTTCATGTGAAGACTTCAAAGAGAGTTATGGTGTAAATGAAGCTCATTGGTCATCAGAT ATCTCGTCAGTATTGAAAGGAAGAAACCCAGCAGTTTTGTTGACATTG AAAGGACTGAACACAGACAGTGGTAACTATAGCAGAGAAGCATCATTTGATGGAAACAGTCA attTAAAGTAGATAATACAATTCTTCATCCAGAAATCATGGAATG TAGAGTGTTCAAGTCAGACAAAGAATTAGATGCTATCAGATATTCCAATAAGATAAGCAGTGATGCTCATAAAGAG ataATGAAATCAATCCGACCAGGAGTGTACGAATACCAGATGGAAAG TTTATTCAAGCATTACTGTTATTTTACTGGTGGAATGAGAGGTGAAGCTTACATTTGTATTTGTGGGAC gGGAGCTAATGGTGCAGTATTACATTATGGCCATGCAGGAGAACCAAACAGTAAACTGGTACAGGATGGTGATATGTG tTTATTTGATATGGGCTGTGAGTATTATTGCTACGCATCGGATATCACATGTTCCTTCCCAGCCAATGGAAAATTTACAGAGAAACAGAAGGGAATATACGAAGCTGTATTGAAATCTAGTAGGGCAGTAATGGCAGCTGTAAAACCAG gTGTTAGTTGGGTTGACATGCACTTACTGGCAGACAGAACACACCTAGAAGAATTGAAGATACTAGGTCTTGTTACTGGAGATATTGATGAGATGATGAAAGTCAGACTTGGGGCAGTGTTCATGTCACATGGTCTAGGTCATTTTATGGGACTAGATACACATGATGTTGGTGGATATCCAGAG GGAACAGAAAGAAGCAAAGAAGCAGGTTTAAATTCCCTGAGAACAGTACGAATTCTAGAACAAAGAATGGTTCTCACCATTGAACCTGGAATATATTTTATTGATGTG TTATTGGATGCAGCTTTGAATAATCCAGAACAAGCTAAGTTTTTAGTACGGGAAAAGATTGACAGCTATCGAGGCTTTGGAGGG GTAAGAATAGAAGATGATATAGCGATAACTGAGGATGGAATGGAACTTATGACATGTGTTCCTAGAACTGTGGACGAAATTGAAATATTAATGGAGGAGGGCAGGAAACAGCCACCATTGCCTCTCCCACAGGACAtgaaaaagtga